The following proteins come from a genomic window of Panthera leo isolate Ple1 chromosome E2, P.leo_Ple1_pat1.1, whole genome shotgun sequence:
- the PLA2G15 gene encoding phospholipase A2 group XV isoform X4 produces the protein MGLRLCPYSAALLLGGLLFLLLLVDPALPVGRPPPVVLVPGDLGNQLEAKLDKPTVVHYLCSKRTDNYFTLWLNLELLLPVIIDCWIDNIRLVYNRTSRATQFPDGVDVRVPGFGKTFSLEFLDPSRSSVGSYFHTMVESLVGWGYTRGEDVRGAPYDWRRAPTAATGLEEQVYPCLCGTGCALGGRGQDFACPGLRRQQSDPSHWAPEDSGAAAVCRLHQLAAALQLYLVP, from the exons ATGGGTCTTCGCCTCTGTCCCTATTCTGCGGCGCTGCTCCTGGGTGGCCTCCTGTTCCTCCTGCTGCTCGTAGACCCGGCGCTCCCGGTCGGACGTCCCCCTCCTGTGGTGCTGG TGCCTGGTGATTTGGGCAACCAGCTGGAGGCAAAGCTGGACAAGCCAACGGTCGTACATTACCTCTGCTCCAAGAGGACGGACAACTACTTCACCCTCTGGCTGAACCTCGAGCTGCTGCTACCTGTCATCATTGACTGCTGGATCGACAACatcag gCTGGTTTACAACAGAACATCCCGGGCCACCCAGTTTCCAGATGGTGTAGATGTGCGTGTTCCTGGCTTTGGGAAGACTTTCTCACTGGAGTTCCTGGACCCCAGCAGAAGCAGTGTGG GTTCCTATTTCCATACCATGGTAGAGAGTCTTGTGGGCTGGGGCTACACACGGGGTGAGGATGTCCGGGGGGCCCCCTACGACTGGCGCCGAGCCCCAA CGGCAGCCACAGGCCTGGAAGAACAAGTATATCCGTGCCTTTGTGGCACTGGGTGCGCCCTGGGGGGGCGTGGCCAAGACTTTGCGTGTCCTGGCCTCAG GAGACAACAATCGGATCCCAGTCATTGGGCCCCTGAAGATTCGGGAGCAGCAGCGGTCTGCCGTCTCCACCAGCTGGCTGCTGCCCTACAACTATACCTGGTCCCCTGA
- the PLA2G15 gene encoding phospholipase A2 group XV isoform X1: protein MGLRLCPYSAALLLGGLLFLLLLVDPALPVGRPPPVVLVPGDLGNQLEAKLDKPTVVHYLCSKRTDNYFTLWLNLELLLPVIIDCWIDNIRLVYNRTSRATQFPDGVDVRVPGFGKTFSLEFLDPSRSSVGSYFHTMVESLVGWGYTRGEDVRGAPYDWRRAPNENGPYFLALREMIEEMHQLYGGPVVLVAHSMGNMYTLYFLQRQPQAWKNKYIRAFVALGAPWGGVAKTLRVLASGDNNRIPVIGPLKIREQQRSAVSTSWLLPYNYTWSPEKIFVRTPTANYTLRDYRQFFQDIGFKDGWLMRQDTEGLVEATVPPGVPLHCLYGTGVPTPDSFYYESFPDRDPKICFGDGDGTVNLQSALQCQAWRSRQEHQVSLQALPGSEHIEMLANATTLAYLKRVLLGP from the exons ATGGGTCTTCGCCTCTGTCCCTATTCTGCGGCGCTGCTCCTGGGTGGCCTCCTGTTCCTCCTGCTGCTCGTAGACCCGGCGCTCCCGGTCGGACGTCCCCCTCCTGTGGTGCTGG TGCCTGGTGATTTGGGCAACCAGCTGGAGGCAAAGCTGGACAAGCCAACGGTCGTACATTACCTCTGCTCCAAGAGGACGGACAACTACTTCACCCTCTGGCTGAACCTCGAGCTGCTGCTACCTGTCATCATTGACTGCTGGATCGACAACatcag gCTGGTTTACAACAGAACATCCCGGGCCACCCAGTTTCCAGATGGTGTAGATGTGCGTGTTCCTGGCTTTGGGAAGACTTTCTCACTGGAGTTCCTGGACCCCAGCAGAAGCAGTGTGG GTTCCTATTTCCATACCATGGTAGAGAGTCTTGTGGGCTGGGGCTACACACGGGGTGAGGATGTCCGGGGGGCCCCCTACGACTGGCGCCGAGCCCCAA ATGAAAACGGGCCCTACTTCCTGGCTCTCCGGGAGATGATCGAGGAGATGCATCAGCTGTATGGGGGCCCTGTGGTGCTGGTTGCCCACAGCATGGGCAACATGTACACACTCTACTTTCTGCAGCGGCAGCCACAGGCCTGGAAGAACAAGTATATCCGTGCCTTTGTGGCACTGGGTGCGCCCTGGGGGGGCGTGGCCAAGACTTTGCGTGTCCTGGCCTCAG GAGACAACAATCGGATCCCAGTCATTGGGCCCCTGAAGATTCGGGAGCAGCAGCGGTCTGCCGTCTCCACCAGCTGGCTGCTGCCCTACAACTATACCTGGTCCCCTGAGAAGATCTTCGTGCGTACACCCACAGCCAACTACACGCTGCGGGACTACCGCCAGTTCTTCCAGGACATTGGCTTCAAAGATGGATGGCTCATGCGGCAGGACACGGAGGGGCTGGTCGAAGCCACAGTGCCCCCTGGCGTGCCGCTGCACTGCCTCTATGGCACTGGTGTCCCCACGCCAGACTCCTTCTACTATGAGAGCTTCCCAGACCGTGATCCCAAAATCTGCTTTGGTGATGGCGACGGCACTGTGAACTTGCAGAGCGCCCTGCAGTGCCAGGCCTGGCGCAGCCGCCAGGAGCACCAAGTGTCACTGCAGGCGCTCCCGGGCAGCGAGCACATTGAGATGCTGGCCAACGCCACTACCCTGGCCTATCTGAAACGTGTGCTTCTTGGGCCCTGA
- the PLA2G15 gene encoding phospholipase A2 group XV isoform X2, giving the protein MPGDLGNQLEAKLDKPTVVHYLCSKRTDNYFTLWLNLELLLPVIIDCWIDNIRLVYNRTSRATQFPDGVDVRVPGFGKTFSLEFLDPSRSSVGSYFHTMVESLVGWGYTRGEDVRGAPYDWRRAPNENGPYFLALREMIEEMHQLYGGPVVLVAHSMGNMYTLYFLQRQPQAWKNKYIRAFVALGAPWGGVAKTLRVLASGDNNRIPVIGPLKIREQQRSAVSTSWLLPYNYTWSPEKIFVRTPTANYTLRDYRQFFQDIGFKDGWLMRQDTEGLVEATVPPGVPLHCLYGTGVPTPDSFYYESFPDRDPKICFGDGDGTVNLQSALQCQAWRSRQEHQVSLQALPGSEHIEMLANATTLAYLKRVLLGP; this is encoded by the exons a TGCCTGGTGATTTGGGCAACCAGCTGGAGGCAAAGCTGGACAAGCCAACGGTCGTACATTACCTCTGCTCCAAGAGGACGGACAACTACTTCACCCTCTGGCTGAACCTCGAGCTGCTGCTACCTGTCATCATTGACTGCTGGATCGACAACatcag gCTGGTTTACAACAGAACATCCCGGGCCACCCAGTTTCCAGATGGTGTAGATGTGCGTGTTCCTGGCTTTGGGAAGACTTTCTCACTGGAGTTCCTGGACCCCAGCAGAAGCAGTGTGG GTTCCTATTTCCATACCATGGTAGAGAGTCTTGTGGGCTGGGGCTACACACGGGGTGAGGATGTCCGGGGGGCCCCCTACGACTGGCGCCGAGCCCCAA ATGAAAACGGGCCCTACTTCCTGGCTCTCCGGGAGATGATCGAGGAGATGCATCAGCTGTATGGGGGCCCTGTGGTGCTGGTTGCCCACAGCATGGGCAACATGTACACACTCTACTTTCTGCAGCGGCAGCCACAGGCCTGGAAGAACAAGTATATCCGTGCCTTTGTGGCACTGGGTGCGCCCTGGGGGGGCGTGGCCAAGACTTTGCGTGTCCTGGCCTCAG GAGACAACAATCGGATCCCAGTCATTGGGCCCCTGAAGATTCGGGAGCAGCAGCGGTCTGCCGTCTCCACCAGCTGGCTGCTGCCCTACAACTATACCTGGTCCCCTGAGAAGATCTTCGTGCGTACACCCACAGCCAACTACACGCTGCGGGACTACCGCCAGTTCTTCCAGGACATTGGCTTCAAAGATGGATGGCTCATGCGGCAGGACACGGAGGGGCTGGTCGAAGCCACAGTGCCCCCTGGCGTGCCGCTGCACTGCCTCTATGGCACTGGTGTCCCCACGCCAGACTCCTTCTACTATGAGAGCTTCCCAGACCGTGATCCCAAAATCTGCTTTGGTGATGGCGACGGCACTGTGAACTTGCAGAGCGCCCTGCAGTGCCAGGCCTGGCGCAGCCGCCAGGAGCACCAAGTGTCACTGCAGGCGCTCCCGGGCAGCGAGCACATTGAGATGCTGGCCAACGCCACTACCCTGGCCTATCTGAAACGTGTGCTTCTTGGGCCCTGA
- the PLA2G15 gene encoding phospholipase A2 group XV isoform X3, with protein MPGDLGNQLEAKLDKPTVVHYLCSKRTDNYFTLWLNLELLLPVIIDCWIDNIRLVYNRTSRATQFPDGVDVRVPGFGKTFSLEFLDPSRSSVGSYFHTMVESLVGWGYTRGEDVRGAPYDWRRAPNENGPYFLALREMIEEMHQLYGGPVVLVAHSMGNMYTLYFLQRQPQAWKNKYIRAFVALGAPWGGVAKTLRVLASGDNNRIPVIGPLKIREQQRSAVSTSWLLPYNYTWSPEKIFVRTPTANYTLRDYRQFFQDIGFKDGWLMRQDTEGLVEATVPPGVPLHCLYGTGVPTPDSFYYESFPDRDPKICFGDGDGTVNLQSALQCQAWRSRQEHQVSLQALPGSEHIEMLANATTLAYLKRVLLGP; from the exons A TGCCTGGTGATTTGGGCAACCAGCTGGAGGCAAAGCTGGACAAGCCAACGGTCGTACATTACCTCTGCTCCAAGAGGACGGACAACTACTTCACCCTCTGGCTGAACCTCGAGCTGCTGCTACCTGTCATCATTGACTGCTGGATCGACAACatcag gCTGGTTTACAACAGAACATCCCGGGCCACCCAGTTTCCAGATGGTGTAGATGTGCGTGTTCCTGGCTTTGGGAAGACTTTCTCACTGGAGTTCCTGGACCCCAGCAGAAGCAGTGTGG GTTCCTATTTCCATACCATGGTAGAGAGTCTTGTGGGCTGGGGCTACACACGGGGTGAGGATGTCCGGGGGGCCCCCTACGACTGGCGCCGAGCCCCAA ATGAAAACGGGCCCTACTTCCTGGCTCTCCGGGAGATGATCGAGGAGATGCATCAGCTGTATGGGGGCCCTGTGGTGCTGGTTGCCCACAGCATGGGCAACATGTACACACTCTACTTTCTGCAGCGGCAGCCACAGGCCTGGAAGAACAAGTATATCCGTGCCTTTGTGGCACTGGGTGCGCCCTGGGGGGGCGTGGCCAAGACTTTGCGTGTCCTGGCCTCAG GAGACAACAATCGGATCCCAGTCATTGGGCCCCTGAAGATTCGGGAGCAGCAGCGGTCTGCCGTCTCCACCAGCTGGCTGCTGCCCTACAACTATACCTGGTCCCCTGAGAAGATCTTCGTGCGTACACCCACAGCCAACTACACGCTGCGGGACTACCGCCAGTTCTTCCAGGACATTGGCTTCAAAGATGGATGGCTCATGCGGCAGGACACGGAGGGGCTGGTCGAAGCCACAGTGCCCCCTGGCGTGCCGCTGCACTGCCTCTATGGCACTGGTGTCCCCACGCCAGACTCCTTCTACTATGAGAGCTTCCCAGACCGTGATCCCAAAATCTGCTTTGGTGATGGCGACGGCACTGTGAACTTGCAGAGCGCCCTGCAGTGCCAGGCCTGGCGCAGCCGCCAGGAGCACCAAGTGTCACTGCAGGCGCTCCCGGGCAGCGAGCACATTGAGATGCTGGCCAACGCCACTACCCTGGCCTATCTGAAACGTGTGCTTCTTGGGCCCTGA